In the Streptomyces sp. BHT-5-2 genome, one interval contains:
- a CDS encoding FadD3 family acyl-CoA ligase, with product MGEHLDARADLTHGSLARLVRTAAARYGPREAVVEGRTRVSYAELGARVERAAAACVAAGVAPGDRIAVWAPNTLDWIVSALGAVTAGAVLVPVNTRFKGTEAADVLRRTRAKVLFVTGTFLGTSYVASLRRAAERGDGRGPLPGLPHLERVVVLADDAPADFTAWRDFLAGGAAVSPATVRARADALGPEDPSDIIFTSGTTGHPKGAVITHGQTLRAYDVWSELAGLQEGDRYLVVNPFFHTFGYKAGIVACLLRGATMVPQPVFSVETALANIAAEAISVLPGPPTLHQQLLDHPDRGLHDLSALRLVVTGAAVVPLELVERLRGELKVATVLTAYGLSESTGVVTMCRRGDPPEVIASTSGRAIPDTEIRIVDAAGRPMPPGEPGEVLVRGYHVMSGYFEDPAATSRAITPDGWLRTGDVGVLDPDGNLRITDRIKDMFIVGGFNAYPAEIEQLLLRHPDITEVAVVGIPDRRLGEVGKAYAVRRPGSRLTADDLIAWSRREMANYKVPREVEFLPALPRNAGGKVMKGQLRGGRSGVGRALRML from the coding sequence ATGGGCGAACATCTCGATGCGCGGGCGGACTTGACCCACGGGTCGCTGGCCCGCCTGGTGCGCACGGCCGCCGCGCGGTACGGCCCCCGGGAGGCCGTCGTCGAGGGCCGCACCCGGGTGTCCTACGCCGAGCTTGGCGCGCGGGTGGAGCGGGCCGCCGCGGCCTGCGTCGCGGCCGGCGTCGCCCCCGGCGACCGGATCGCGGTCTGGGCGCCCAACACCCTCGACTGGATCGTCTCCGCCCTCGGCGCGGTCACCGCCGGCGCGGTCCTCGTCCCGGTCAACACCCGCTTCAAGGGCACCGAGGCGGCCGACGTCCTGCGCCGCACCCGCGCCAAGGTCCTCTTCGTCACCGGCACCTTCCTCGGCACGTCCTACGTCGCCTCGCTGCGCCGCGCCGCCGAGCGGGGCGACGGCCGCGGCCCACTGCCCGGACTCCCGCACCTGGAACGGGTCGTGGTGCTCGCCGACGACGCCCCCGCCGACTTCACCGCCTGGCGCGACTTCCTCGCCGGCGGCGCCGCGGTGTCGCCCGCCACGGTCCGCGCCCGCGCCGACGCCCTCGGCCCCGAGGACCCCTCGGACATCATCTTCACCTCCGGCACCACCGGTCACCCCAAGGGTGCCGTGATCACCCACGGCCAGACCCTGCGCGCCTATGACGTCTGGAGCGAACTGGCCGGCCTCCAGGAGGGCGACCGCTATCTCGTCGTCAACCCCTTCTTCCACACCTTCGGCTACAAGGCCGGCATCGTCGCCTGTCTGCTGCGCGGCGCCACGATGGTCCCGCAGCCGGTCTTCAGCGTGGAGACCGCGCTCGCCAACATCGCCGCCGAGGCGATCTCCGTCCTCCCCGGCCCGCCCACCCTCCACCAGCAGCTCCTCGACCACCCCGACCGCGGACTGCACGACCTCTCGGCGCTCCGCCTGGTCGTCACCGGCGCCGCCGTCGTCCCGCTGGAGCTGGTCGAACGGCTGCGCGGCGAGCTGAAGGTGGCCACCGTCCTGACCGCCTACGGCCTGTCGGAGAGCACCGGCGTGGTCACCATGTGCCGCCGCGGCGACCCACCCGAGGTGATCGCGTCGACCTCGGGCCGCGCGATACCGGACACCGAGATCCGGATCGTGGATGCCGCCGGACGCCCGATGCCGCCCGGCGAGCCGGGCGAGGTCCTGGTCCGCGGCTACCACGTCATGTCCGGCTACTTCGAGGACCCGGCCGCCACCTCCCGCGCGATCACCCCCGACGGCTGGCTGCGCACCGGTGACGTCGGCGTGCTCGACCCGGACGGCAACCTCCGCATCACCGACCGCATCAAGGACATGTTCATCGTCGGCGGCTTCAACGCCTATCCCGCCGAGATAGAGCAACTCCTCCTCCGCCACCCGGACATCACCGAGGTCGCCGTCGTCGGCATCCCCGACCGCCGCCTCGGCGAGGTCGGCAAGGCGTATGCGGTCCGCCGCCCCGGCTCCCGGCTCACCGCCGACGACCTGATCGCCTGGTCCCGCCGCGAGATGGCGAACTACAAGGTGCCCAGAGAGGTGGAGTTCCTCCCCGCCCTCCCGCGCAACGCCGGCGGGAAGGTGATGAAGGGGCAACTGAGGGGCGGGCGTTCGGGCGTGGGGAGGGCGCTGCGGATGCTCTAG
- a CDS encoding lipid-transfer protein, whose product MGATLKDATAIVGIGQTPFAKRLPESEKTLACRAIVAALDDAGIAPSEVDAFASYTMEETDEVEIAKSIGAGDVTHFSKVGYGGGGSCATVGHLAAAVATGQASVGVAWRSRKRGSGPRPWTDTRVQLPTPGQWTRPFGLLRPADEIGMLARRYMHEYGATRDHFFNVALACRNRANQNPAAMMYDRPLTREMYMTARWISEPLCLFDNCLETDGALACVVVSAERARDCRRPPVYVHAAAQGLPAQHHGMVNYWNDDPLTGPAWTAARHLWKGADLGPQDVDVAQIYDAFTPLIPLSLEGYGFCGRGEGAAFTEGGALEIGGRLPLNTGGGGLSEAYVHGFNLITEGVRQLRGTSTAQVPDAATCLVTAGEGVPTSALLLRS is encoded by the coding sequence ATGGGGGCGACCCTCAAGGACGCTACGGCGATCGTCGGTATCGGACAGACACCCTTTGCCAAACGGCTCCCGGAATCCGAGAAGACCTTGGCGTGCCGGGCGATCGTCGCCGCCCTGGACGACGCCGGGATCGCCCCCTCGGAGGTGGACGCCTTCGCCTCCTACACCATGGAGGAGACCGACGAGGTCGAGATCGCCAAGTCCATCGGCGCCGGCGACGTCACCCACTTCTCCAAGGTCGGCTACGGCGGCGGCGGTTCCTGCGCGACGGTGGGGCACCTGGCCGCGGCCGTCGCCACCGGACAGGCGAGCGTCGGCGTCGCCTGGCGCTCCCGCAAGCGCGGCTCCGGACCCCGGCCGTGGACCGACACCCGCGTCCAGCTGCCGACCCCGGGGCAGTGGACCCGGCCCTTCGGCCTGCTCCGCCCCGCCGACGAGATCGGCATGCTGGCCCGGCGCTACATGCACGAGTACGGCGCCACCCGCGACCACTTCTTCAACGTCGCCCTCGCCTGCCGCAACCGCGCCAACCAGAACCCGGCCGCGATGATGTACGACCGCCCGCTGACCCGCGAGATGTACATGACCGCCCGCTGGATCAGCGAACCGCTCTGCCTCTTCGACAACTGCCTGGAGACGGACGGCGCACTGGCCTGTGTGGTGGTGTCCGCCGAGCGCGCCCGCGACTGCCGCCGGCCACCCGTCTACGTCCACGCCGCCGCCCAGGGCCTGCCCGCCCAGCACCACGGCATGGTCAACTACTGGAACGACGACCCGCTCACCGGCCCGGCCTGGACCGCCGCCCGCCATCTCTGGAAGGGCGCCGACCTCGGCCCGCAGGACGTCGACGTGGCGCAGATCTATGACGCGTTCACCCCCCTGATACCCCTCTCCCTGGAGGGCTACGGCTTCTGCGGACGCGGCGAGGGCGCGGCCTTCACCGAGGGCGGCGCCCTGGAGATCGGCGGCCGGCTCCCGCTCAACACCGGTGGCGGCGGCCTCTCCGAGGCGTATGTGCACGGCTTCAACCTCATCACCGAGGGCGTCCGGCAGCTGCGCGGCACCAGCACCGCGCAGGTCCCGGACGCCGCCACCTGCCTCGTCACCGCGGGCGAGGGAGTGCCCACCTCCGCACTGCTGCTGAGGAGTTGA
- a CDS encoding Zn-ribbon domain-containing OB-fold protein → MTTSLPPATDNPPDPAADLLLPVPDDDGAPFWDHAARGELRVQTCTDCDEPRFPPRPCCPHCQSFSAHWQRMSGRGRIWSYVVPHPPLLPAYAAQAPYNAIVVELTEAPRIRLVGNLVAAADAALNSVDPARLRIGAPVKAVFHTLPGGLTVPRWVLERP, encoded by the coding sequence ATGACCACAAGCCTGCCACCCGCCACTGACAATCCCCCCGACCCCGCCGCCGACCTGCTGCTTCCCGTCCCCGACGACGACGGGGCGCCGTTCTGGGACCACGCGGCCCGCGGCGAACTCCGCGTACAGACCTGCACCGACTGCGACGAGCCGCGCTTCCCGCCCCGCCCCTGCTGCCCGCACTGCCAGTCGTTCTCCGCCCACTGGCAGCGGATGAGCGGCCGCGGCCGGATCTGGTCCTACGTCGTCCCGCACCCGCCGCTGCTGCCCGCCTACGCCGCCCAGGCCCCCTACAACGCGATCGTCGTGGAGCTGACCGAGGCCCCGCGGATCCGCCTGGTGGGCAACCTCGTCGCCGCCGCGGACGCCGCCCTGAACTCCGTCGACCCGGCCCGGCTGCGCATCGGCGCCCCGGTGAAGGCGGTCTTCCACACCCTGCCCGGTGGCCTGACCGTCCCCCGCTGGGTCCTGGAGCGGCCGTGA
- a CDS encoding enoyl-CoA hydratase/isomerase family protein has translation MTSPGVRTETTDGVALVTLDRPARHNALDLATAAELADIWREFRYDDTVRAAVLTGAGDRAFCTGLDRSADVPQPASPFSLDDPLLRIGPKANDLWKPVLAAVEGMACGGAFYLLGEAEFIVAAETATFFDPHTTYGMVSAYESILMAQRMPHGEIARLALMGTAERLGARRAHEIGLVSELTPPGAAAGTALRRAAVLAAQPTEAVQGTVRALWAAKEATRAQALAHAPQLIALGNLPPDRQAALFAARPRSTGAPPPPVR, from the coding sequence GTGACGTCCCCCGGGGTCCGCACCGAGACCACCGACGGGGTCGCCCTGGTCACCCTGGACCGCCCCGCCCGTCACAACGCCCTCGACCTGGCCACCGCCGCCGAACTCGCCGACATCTGGCGGGAGTTCCGTTACGACGACACGGTGCGCGCGGCGGTGCTCACCGGCGCCGGCGACCGCGCCTTCTGCACCGGCCTCGACCGCTCCGCCGACGTGCCCCAGCCGGCCTCCCCGTTCTCCCTCGACGACCCGCTGTTGCGGATCGGCCCCAAGGCCAACGACCTGTGGAAACCGGTGCTCGCCGCGGTCGAGGGGATGGCCTGCGGCGGCGCCTTCTACCTGCTCGGCGAGGCGGAGTTCATCGTCGCCGCCGAGACCGCCACCTTCTTCGACCCGCACACCACCTACGGGATGGTCAGCGCCTACGAGTCCATCCTCATGGCCCAGCGGATGCCGCACGGCGAGATCGCCCGGCTCGCCCTGATGGGCACCGCGGAGCGGCTCGGCGCCCGCCGCGCCCACGAGATCGGCCTGGTCTCCGAACTGACGCCGCCCGGCGCCGCGGCCGGGACCGCGCTGCGCCGCGCCGCGGTACTGGCCGCACAGCCCACCGAAGCCGTCCAGGGCACCGTCCGCGCGCTGTGGGCCGCCAAGGAGGCCACCCGGGCCCAGGCACTGGCGCACGCCCCGCAGCTGATCGCGCTCGGCAACCTGCCGCCGGACCGCCAGGCGGCCCTGTTCGCCGCCCGCCCGCGCAGCACCGGGGCGCCCCCGCCGCCCGTCAGATGA
- a CDS encoding serine/threonine-protein kinase has protein sequence MVEQLTQHDPRRIGPFEVLGRLGAGGMGLVYLARSASGRRVAIKTVRSELAEDQLFRVRFTREVEAARAVSGFYTAAVVDADPRAAVPWLATAYVPAPSLEEIVNECGPLPVQAVRWLAAGIAEALQSIHGAGLVHRDLKPSNVLVVEDGPRVIDFGIASGVSNTRLTMTNVAVGTPAYMSPEQARDSRSVTGASDVFSLGSTLVFAATGHAPFHGANPVETVFMLLREGPDLAGLPDELRPLMESCMQMEAAHRPSPADLQSQLAPHLFSSGSDDSGTASAWLPPGAVALIERRRGGGRGAVAPSVMRSPAAPRDTGRQEPVAAPPVPQAPPPPAPRPESARPAADGWPGRIGAGPGAHRAADPRGAPAPVASAAPPSAPPAPEGAGGPVRLGGSHAPIGPGPRAADAPQHHGAAAPATNWVRPPAGAPVAGVPQQGATGSGGHEPAPAPPTTSPEAPPAEPGRWRPWRFRMSNDVWGTPVVADELLYVTSFEVHALDVASGRRKFKTRDVAWAMAVSEGRIHASDGPTLYALDSDDGGERWRLNSEGWIYALTADRGTVVTATRGGGVQAWDAATGELRWELTGAQTDFENPESAPVQQDGTVYVWADGRLRALEERTGAERWSYPVGDAASCGGVPMRLLPAPDGAVYVVAGTRVLALDAARGELRWHFEAPAVFLSPPAFAPGPAVTGGGLYLADYLGTVYALDAADGRDRWRIATEARQSTEPVLVAHGAVHLGSGKALYTLDAVTGTPRWRFQAGAEVVGSPVVAEGRVHFGSADHCLYTLDAMGGQLRWKLATGGEITGSPVAVAGVVYACSKDRCVYALDAAKGTGLARRP, from the coding sequence GTGGTGGAGCAGCTGACGCAGCACGATCCTCGGCGGATCGGCCCGTTCGAGGTGCTGGGCCGTCTCGGGGCCGGCGGCATGGGCCTGGTCTATCTGGCGCGCTCGGCATCCGGCCGGCGCGTGGCGATCAAGACGGTCCGGTCCGAACTCGCCGAGGACCAGCTGTTCCGGGTCCGGTTCACCCGCGAGGTGGAGGCGGCCCGCGCGGTCAGCGGCTTCTACACCGCGGCGGTGGTCGACGCCGACCCGCGCGCCGCGGTGCCCTGGCTGGCGACGGCGTACGTCCCCGCGCCCTCCCTGGAGGAGATAGTCAATGAGTGCGGGCCGCTGCCCGTCCAGGCGGTGCGCTGGCTGGCCGCCGGGATCGCGGAGGCGCTCCAGTCCATCCACGGCGCCGGGCTCGTCCACCGCGACCTGAAGCCGTCCAACGTCCTGGTGGTCGAGGACGGCCCCCGGGTGATCGACTTCGGCATCGCCTCCGGGGTGTCCAACACCCGGCTGACGATGACCAACGTCGCCGTCGGCACCCCGGCCTACATGTCACCGGAGCAGGCCCGCGACTCCCGCAGCGTCACCGGCGCCAGCGATGTCTTCTCGCTGGGCTCCACCCTGGTCTTCGCCGCCACCGGGCACGCCCCGTTCCACGGCGCCAACCCCGTCGAGACGGTCTTCATGCTGCTCCGGGAGGGGCCGGACCTCGCCGGGCTGCCGGACGAGCTGCGGCCGCTGATGGAGTCCTGTATGCAGATGGAGGCGGCCCACCGGCCGTCCCCGGCCGACCTCCAGTCCCAGCTCGCACCACACCTGTTCAGCTCCGGCAGCGACGACAGCGGCACGGCGTCGGCCTGGCTGCCGCCCGGTGCCGTGGCGCTCATCGAGCGGCGGCGCGGCGGCGGCCGGGGCGCCGTCGCCCCGAGCGTCATGCGGTCCCCCGCCGCGCCCCGCGACACCGGCCGCCAGGAGCCGGTGGCCGCACCGCCCGTGCCGCAGGCCCCGCCGCCGCCCGCCCCGCGGCCCGAGAGCGCGCGGCCGGCCGCCGACGGCTGGCCCGGCCGGATCGGCGCCGGCCCCGGTGCGCACCGCGCCGCCGACCCCCGCGGCGCGCCGGCCCCGGTGGCCTCCGCCGCCCCGCCATCCGCTCCGCCGGCCCCCGAGGGCGCCGGCGGTCCCGTGCGGCTGGGCGGTTCGCACGCCCCGATAGGGCCCGGGCCGCGCGCCGCCGACGCCCCGCAGCACCACGGCGCGGCCGCCCCCGCGACGAACTGGGTCCGCCCGCCGGCCGGCGCCCCCGTGGCCGGTGTGCCGCAGCAGGGCGCCACGGGCAGCGGAGGTCACGAGCCCGCGCCGGCCCCGCCGACCACGTCGCCGGAGGCGCCGCCGGCCGAGCCGGGCCGCTGGCGCCCCTGGCGCTTCCGGATGTCCAACGACGTCTGGGGCACCCCCGTGGTCGCCGACGAGCTGCTCTACGTCACGTCGTTCGAGGTGCACGCCCTCGATGTGGCCAGCGGGCGGCGGAAGTTCAAGACCCGCGACGTCGCCTGGGCGATGGCGGTGTCCGAGGGCCGGATCCACGCCTCCGACGGCCCCACGCTCTACGCCCTGGATTCCGACGACGGCGGCGAGCGCTGGCGGCTGAACAGCGAGGGCTGGATCTACGCCCTCACCGCCGACCGCGGCACCGTCGTCACCGCCACCCGGGGCGGCGGCGTCCAGGCGTGGGACGCCGCCACCGGCGAGCTGCGCTGGGAGCTCACCGGCGCCCAGACCGACTTCGAGAACCCGGAGTCCGCGCCCGTGCAGCAGGACGGCACGGTCTACGTCTGGGCCGACGGCCGGCTCAGGGCACTGGAGGAGCGCACCGGCGCCGAGCGCTGGTCGTACCCGGTCGGCGACGCGGCGTCCTGCGGCGGCGTCCCGATGCGGCTGCTGCCCGCGCCGGACGGCGCGGTGTACGTCGTCGCCGGCACCCGGGTGCTGGCCCTGGACGCCGCCCGCGGCGAGCTGCGCTGGCACTTCGAGGCGCCCGCGGTCTTCCTGAGCCCGCCCGCCTTCGCGCCCGGCCCGGCCGTCACCGGCGGCGGCCTCTACCTCGCCGACTATCTGGGCACGGTCTACGCCCTCGACGCGGCGGACGGCCGGGACCGCTGGCGGATCGCCACCGAGGCCCGCCAGTCCACCGAGCCGGTGCTGGTCGCGCACGGCGCCGTCCACCTGGGCAGCGGCAAGGCGCTCTACACCCTCGACGCGGTGACCGGCACCCCGCGCTGGCGCTTCCAGGCGGGCGCCGAGGTCGTCGGCTCCCCGGTCGTCGCCGAGGGACGGGTGCACTTCGGGTCCGCCGACCACTGCCTCTACACCCTCGACGCGATGGGCGGTCAGCTGCGCTGGAAGCTGGCCACCGGCGGGGAGATCACCGGCTCGCCGGTGGCGGTCGCCGGCGTGGTCTACGCCTGTAGCAAGGACCGCTGTGTGTACGCCCTGGACGCGGCGAAGGGGACGGGACTGGCGCGGCGCCCGTAG
- a CDS encoding TetR family transcriptional regulator, with translation MTGQVRTVDGRVAGRRGQATRQKLLDCLSEMLSSSPYRDVKVIDVARKAGTSPATFYQYFPDVEGAVLEIAEEMAKEGASLTDLVAERSWVGKSGWQSAEELVEGFLSFWRKHDAILRVVDLGAAEGDKRFYKIRMKILNAVTNSLTESIQELQAKNKVDKDVSAAAMAGSLVAMLAAVAGHQKGFQSWGVKQAELKPNLALLVHFGITGKKPTK, from the coding sequence ATGACAGGACAAGTTCGAACCGTCGACGGCAGAGTTGCCGGTCGCCGCGGACAGGCGACGCGGCAAAAGCTTCTCGACTGCCTCAGTGAAATGCTCAGTTCGTCCCCCTATCGGGACGTCAAAGTCATCGATGTGGCCCGAAAAGCGGGCACTTCACCCGCGACGTTCTATCAGTACTTCCCCGACGTCGAAGGCGCGGTCCTCGAAATCGCCGAAGAGATGGCGAAAGAGGGCGCGAGCCTGACGGATCTGGTCGCCGAACGCTCCTGGGTGGGCAAGTCCGGTTGGCAGTCCGCGGAAGAACTGGTCGAGGGCTTCCTCTCCTTCTGGCGCAAGCACGACGCGATCCTGCGCGTCGTCGACCTGGGCGCCGCCGAGGGCGACAAGCGGTTCTACAAGATCCGCATGAAGATCCTCAACGCGGTCACCAACTCCCTTACGGAGTCGATCCAGGAGCTCCAGGCCAAGAACAAGGTCGACAAGGACGTCAGCGCGGCGGCCATGGCCGGTTCCCTGGTCGCGATGCTGGCGGCGGTCGCCGGCCACCAGAAGGGCTTCCAGAGCTGGGGCGTCAAGCAGGCCGAACTCAAGCCCAACCTGGCGCTGCTGGTCCACTTCGGCATCACCGGCAAGAAGCCGACCAAGTAG
- a CDS encoding nitroreductase family deazaflavin-dependent oxidoreductase, with protein sequence MGRRARLVQKISATRTFARIAPHVIPVLDRAVHRLSGGRKLLSARMLPGVVLTATGARSGLPRRTPLACMPQDDGGWLLVGSNFGRPGHPAWTGNLLKNPEAEVSWRGRDIPVRARLLTGEERERAWRAALAFWPPYAAYQARVEREIRLFRLDRSDRMDRKGRKDRMDR encoded by the coding sequence ATGGGCCGGCGTGCGCGACTGGTGCAGAAGATCTCCGCGACCCGGACGTTCGCGCGGATCGCACCGCACGTCATCCCCGTGCTCGACCGCGCCGTCCACCGGCTGTCCGGCGGCCGGAAGCTGCTCAGTGCGCGGATGTTGCCCGGCGTCGTGCTCACCGCGACCGGCGCGCGGAGCGGGCTGCCGCGGCGCACTCCGCTGGCCTGTATGCCGCAGGACGACGGCGGCTGGCTGCTGGTCGGCAGCAACTTCGGGCGCCCGGGGCATCCGGCCTGGACGGGAAATCTCCTGAAGAACCCGGAGGCGGAGGTGAGTTGGCGGGGCCGGGACATCCCGGTGCGGGCCCGGCTGCTGACCGGGGAGGAGCGCGAACGGGCCTGGCGGGCGGCGCTGGCGTTCTGGCCGCCGTACGCGGCCTATCAGGCGCGGGTGGAACGGGAGATCCGACTGTTCCGGCTGGATCGGTCGGACCGGATGGACCGAAAGGGCCGGAAGGACCGCATGGATCGGTGA
- a CDS encoding acyl-CoA dehydrogenase family protein: protein MDAAFTEEQVEIRRTLRELLGKRRGPEGGRAAARNPTGHDPELWRRLAREAGLPGLALPTAYGGRGRGPTELALACEETGRAVLPAPLLATTVLAAPLILALGGERLRAELLPGLATGELTATLVVPGGQLATALALTGPNGGDWAGGGRAGGIQARTVDNGWRLYGEAGHVLDGHTADVLVVAAHTGGFARSRTLLFAVRAKGADGAAVPGLLRARQTAPDGARPQARVELREVEAELLGDAPTGHGSGDAVAAEAAAAALAVTGATAAACLAAEAVGAADATLSRTVGWVRERDRGGRSDGAFQAVQRRLVELYVAVRAARSAAYHAAWAAGGGRAEPGVGALALAQGLEALRAVAAEAVRLPGGVGSAGEDAAHLCFQRAAGDELLLGPVHRLRARAAEQAGLFGAGEGGAGAVADPAAREAVGA, encoded by the coding sequence ATGGATGCCGCGTTCACCGAGGAGCAGGTCGAGATCCGCCGCACGCTGCGCGAGCTGCTGGGCAAGCGCCGCGGCCCGGAGGGGGGCAGGGCCGCGGCCCGCAACCCGACGGGCCACGACCCGGAGTTGTGGCGGCGGCTCGCCCGGGAGGCCGGCCTGCCCGGTCTGGCCCTGCCCACCGCGTACGGCGGCCGCGGCCGCGGGCCCACCGAACTCGCCCTGGCCTGCGAGGAGACCGGCCGCGCCGTCCTCCCCGCGCCGCTGCTCGCCACCACCGTGCTGGCCGCCCCGCTGATCCTGGCGCTGGGTGGCGAGCGCCTCCGTGCCGAGCTGCTGCCGGGCCTGGCCACCGGGGAGCTGACCGCCACCCTCGTCGTACCGGGCGGGCAACTGGCCACCGCGCTCGCGCTGACCGGGCCCAACGGCGGCGACTGGGCCGGCGGCGGCCGGGCCGGCGGAATCCAGGCGCGGACCGTCGACAACGGCTGGCGGCTCTACGGGGAGGCGGGTCACGTCCTCGACGGGCACACCGCGGACGTGCTGGTCGTCGCCGCGCACACCGGCGGGTTCGCGCGCAGCCGCACCCTGCTCTTCGCCGTACGGGCCAAGGGCGCGGACGGTGCGGCGGTGCCGGGGCTGCTGCGGGCCCGGCAGACGGCACCGGACGGCGCCCGGCCGCAGGCGCGCGTCGAACTCCGCGAGGTGGAAGCCGAGTTGCTGGGAGACGCCCCGACAGGACACGGGAGCGGGGACGCCGTCGCCGCGGAGGCGGCGGCCGCGGCGCTGGCCGTCACCGGGGCGACGGCGGCCGCGTGCCTGGCGGCCGAGGCGGTCGGAGCGGCCGACGCGACGCTGTCCCGGACGGTCGGCTGGGTCAGGGAGCGCGACCGGGGCGGGCGGTCGGACGGTGCCTTCCAGGCGGTGCAGCGCCGGCTGGTCGAGCTGTACGTGGCGGTGCGGGCGGCGCGCTCGGCGGCGTACCACGCGGCCTGGGCGGCGGGCGGCGGCCGCGCCGAGCCCGGAGTGGGCGCGTTGGCGCTGGCCCAGGGGCTGGAGGCGCTGCGTGCGGTGGCCGCGGAGGCGGTGCGGCTGCCCGGCGGCGTCGGCTCCGCCGGGGAGGACGCGGCGCACCTCTGCTTCCAGCGGGCGGCCGGCGACGAGCTGCTGCTGGGCCCGGTGCACCGGCTACGGGCCCGGGCGGCCGAGCAGGCGGGCCTGTTCGGGGCCGGGGAGGGGGGTGCGGGCGCCGTCGCGGATCCGGCGGCGCGAGAGGCGGTCGGCGCCTGA
- a CDS encoding thiolase C-terminal domain-containing protein gives MTLTSGTLFRKRKVAVAGVALSDCGRVDEATPYALHAQAARRALADSGLDRSAIDGFASAGLGTLAPVEVAEYLGLRPTWVDSTAVGGATWEVMAAHAADAIAAGHANAVLLVYGSTARADLKAGRRTANLSFGSRGPLQFEVPYGHTLIAKYAMAARRHQHQYGTTLEQLAEIAVQARANAAANPDAMYREPITVDEVLSGPVIADPFTKLHCCIRSDGGCAVLLVAEDHVPDLAKRPVWVLGSGTAVSHTSMAEWDDFTVSPAAVSGRLAFERAGVRPAEIDLAEIYDAFTYMTLVTLEDLGFCAKGEGGAFVEKGRLLRDGALPVNTDGGGLAACHPGMRGLFLLVEAVRQLRGEAGPGRQVHKPGGALPRLAVASGTGGWFCSSGTVVLGAG, from the coding sequence ATGACGCTGACGTCAGGGACCCTCTTCCGGAAACGCAAGGTTGCCGTCGCCGGAGTCGCGCTCTCCGACTGCGGACGGGTGGACGAGGCCACCCCGTACGCCCTGCACGCCCAGGCCGCCCGCCGGGCGCTCGCCGACTCCGGGCTCGACCGGTCGGCGATCGACGGCTTCGCCTCGGCCGGCCTCGGCACCCTCGCCCCCGTCGAAGTCGCCGAATACCTGGGACTGCGCCCCACCTGGGTGGACTCCACCGCGGTCGGCGGCGCCACCTGGGAGGTGATGGCCGCGCACGCCGCCGACGCGATCGCGGCCGGCCACGCCAACGCCGTCCTCCTGGTCTACGGCTCCACCGCGCGCGCCGACCTCAAGGCCGGGCGCCGCACCGCCAACCTCTCCTTCGGCTCCCGGGGCCCGCTCCAGTTCGAGGTCCCCTACGGGCACACCCTGATCGCCAAGTACGCGATGGCCGCGCGCCGCCATCAGCACCAGTACGGGACCACCCTGGAACAGCTGGCCGAGATAGCCGTCCAGGCGCGCGCCAACGCGGCCGCCAACCCCGACGCCATGTATCGCGAACCGATCACCGTGGACGAGGTGCTGTCCGGGCCGGTGATCGCCGACCCGTTCACCAAGCTGCACTGCTGCATCCGCTCCGACGGCGGCTGCGCGGTGCTGCTGGTCGCCGAGGACCACGTGCCCGACCTGGCCAAGCGCCCGGTCTGGGTGCTCGGTTCGGGCACCGCCGTCTCGCACACGTCCATGGCGGAGTGGGACGACTTCACCGTCTCCCCCGCCGCCGTCTCCGGCCGACTCGCCTTCGAACGCGCCGGCGTCCGCCCCGCCGAGATCGACCTCGCCGAGATCTACGACGCCTTCACCTACATGACCCTGGTGACACTGGAGGACCTGGGCTTCTGCGCCAAGGGGGAGGGCGGCGCGTTCGTCGAGAAGGGGCGGCTGCTGCGGGACGGCGCGCTGCCGGTCAACACCGACGGCGGCGGGCTGGCCGCCTGCCATCCCGGTATGCGGGGGCTGTTCCTGCTGGTCGAGGCGGTCCGCCAGCTCCGCGGTGAGGCCGGCCCGGGCCGCCAGGTCCACAAGCCGGGCGGCGCCCTGCCACGGCTCGCCGTGGCGTCCGGCACCGGCGGCTGGTTCTGCTCGTCGGGGACGGTGGTGCTGGGGGCGGGGTGA